The proteins below are encoded in one region of Parvicella tangerina:
- a CDS encoding gliding motility-associated C-terminal domain-containing protein translates to MNIRTYLNRLLSFLFVLIFITETQGQSSCNIQASICQPGVTTSFPFISTAAGPPFDYINPQGCGTGEYGSDYGFGFVLLHITSSGPLNLQIMGDVPTGHLDFVVYDIPSGVDPCTAVLDSNNQIACNYSTQSVGCTQFGSSCTGCPSIVAAPYVTAGQQIMIIAHDYDDVLNSFTLELCPGGAGTGAFDATIIPPPTLTDTSGVFPMAAATGGGTWTASCGSCINPVSGQFDPIAAGVGSHEVIYSVGNTPCEGADTVQVVVEPHCQINLTQGNEICEYSQNSYISASTLGVFPVQYVWTDFPAGDTIRVITADSTTTYYNSVDTLYNIPSGTYILDITTSDGCTNSSFMTVDLTPVLDSTFTYPSSVKCVNGGTTYAPDFIADPSSTNFYTNQSDIVVDSSSGVIDLLNTLPGTYTVFNQPNTCSGVGSFEVSIAPAEDPHFFLKDTICAFEDPALVIPFDSIVTPGNGHFWSTDSNLVFTDSINGLVNWTSAKKDTITAIYYNTGGLCSEVDSAHIYVKELNSYFTYESYEMCILDAINVFPDSIHTQTGSLLTSYFYSPDYPDLIVDSTTGEIDTDNSLLGTYEVIRVVSDVCSDSTVHEVTITDYFDPYFTYPVTEDCKFNDPIAPDTVNHGGGEFSASPAGLVIDPQNGLIDLDLSTAGVYTIKYKTQGPCGDSTYFTFEVLDVPDPDFAYASNLFCDATGTILPSYIADPGGIFVSSNGLVLDSLTGEIDFDASHEGTYTITHYSDTLNNCSAFSEFILTFANTKDPYFSYDNSSYCKNLGNPLPDSIAATGGNFTAVPTGLNIDPLTGQLNLSASSANTYDIRYVTSGSCKDTAYFTVDVLSVPSPNFTYPSYTYCDAAATGVISPSTIDTPGGTFSSAAGLSLVPSSGDIDLDASSNGLYGIQYITTGVCPDTAIQNFTVGTTPTVSLSYPSSSYCQNDPYPYPTVSVAGGTFSSSSSLLWISSTTGAIYTYFSYPGTYTITYTSPGACSSSATFDVTITDVPYTTFSYAESYYCSYNGNISPSVMPSISGGTFSAASGLDLNPTTGEIDFGNSTPGTYIIYYNTPGVCPATATFTMTVHPTLCDCNASLPNFEAFVNGVQTNINDLKLCYGDTLEIAPELGSVWDPHPLYPGSSAPYSPQLGMDIYNCSPNNFAPEDLYAGNSCFSGVTATQTGHSWTIINDTANFQPFVNTIDDTTLFLVPYTMYNSNTVTVYNSTLGNRCYALDSIEVKLLPQIKGVFTENCLDSSVTIQVSGGLPAADGSSFTLTNITPSWASVTPTTIIQNGTSVISPVTNGDDYGVSVVDTTGCFADFYQTNFIGTPLSSAGNDTTFCSLNGSLNANNPAFGYGYWTYPPELSLNDDSISNTNFSATETGTFSLIWTTATSPACEHKDSVTINVSNINMYAYITETFCYALEGVIEIDAEGGFAPYLYSIDGGSSFLPTPLFEELADGQYVVVVSDSKNCTFSDTVHVNLSAPCELIFYTGITPNNDNINDSWFIEGLPNEGTYPCSIFNRWGDVVWETAAYNNFDSSWNGLNSQGQALPAGVYYYSIEIGEKTFTGYIELTR, encoded by the coding sequence GTGAACATACGTACCTATTTAAATCGACTATTATCTTTTTTGTTCGTCCTGATCTTTATCACGGAAACTCAAGGTCAGTCCAGTTGTAATATTCAGGCTTCGATTTGTCAACCAGGAGTAACTACTAGTTTCCCTTTCATCTCTACAGCTGCAGGACCTCCCTTTGACTATATCAACCCACAAGGTTGTGGCACTGGAGAGTATGGAAGTGATTATGGCTTTGGTTTCGTTCTTTTGCACATCACTTCTTCGGGCCCACTGAACTTACAGATTATGGGGGATGTACCAACAGGGCACCTAGACTTTGTAGTGTACGACATTCCCTCTGGCGTTGACCCTTGTACAGCCGTTTTAGACAGTAATAATCAAATTGCCTGCAACTATTCCACGCAATCAGTTGGCTGTACCCAATTTGGAAGTTCATGTACAGGCTGTCCGAGTATTGTTGCTGCGCCTTATGTAACTGCAGGACAACAAATCATGATTATAGCTCATGATTACGATGATGTTCTTAATAGTTTCACTCTAGAGTTATGCCCTGGCGGAGCTGGGACAGGAGCATTTGATGCTACGATCATACCGCCACCTACTCTTACTGATACGAGTGGTGTGTTTCCAATGGCTGCTGCTACTGGAGGAGGTACATGGACAGCAAGTTGTGGCTCTTGTATAAACCCAGTTAGTGGACAATTTGATCCCATTGCTGCTGGTGTTGGATCTCATGAGGTGATTTATTCTGTTGGGAATACTCCCTGTGAAGGAGCAGATACGGTGCAAGTAGTGGTTGAACCACACTGTCAAATTAACTTAACACAAGGAAATGAAATTTGTGAGTATTCTCAAAACTCATATATCTCAGCAAGTACTCTTGGCGTATTTCCCGTTCAATATGTGTGGACTGATTTCCCTGCTGGAGATACGATTAGAGTGATTACTGCAGACTCGACAACCACTTACTATAATTCTGTTGACACCCTTTATAATATTCCATCTGGGACCTACATTCTGGATATCACTACTTCTGACGGGTGTACCAATTCAAGTTTTATGACCGTAGACCTAACCCCTGTTCTTGACTCCACTTTCACCTACCCTTCTAGTGTGAAATGTGTGAACGGAGGAACTACGTATGCACCAGACTTCATAGCCGACCCTAGTAGCACAAATTTCTACACGAACCAATCCGATATCGTTGTTGATTCTTCGAGTGGTGTGATTGACTTACTCAATACGTTGCCTGGCACCTACACGGTATTTAATCAGCCTAATACTTGTTCAGGCGTTGGTTCTTTTGAAGTTTCCATCGCTCCGGCCGAGGATCCACATTTTTTCCTTAAGGACACTATTTGCGCATTTGAAGACCCAGCACTTGTCATCCCCTTTGATTCGATTGTCACTCCAGGAAACGGACACTTTTGGTCAACCGACTCGAATCTAGTATTCACTGATAGCATCAACGGTCTCGTGAACTGGACCTCGGCAAAGAAAGATACTATCACGGCTATATATTACAATACTGGTGGATTGTGTTCTGAAGTAGATAGCGCCCATATCTATGTGAAAGAACTTAACTCTTACTTCACTTATGAAAGCTATGAAATGTGTATTCTGGATGCCATCAATGTGTTTCCAGACTCCATCCATACACAAACAGGCTCTCTCTTAACAAGTTATTTTTACAGTCCTGACTATCCAGATCTCATTGTAGACTCCACAACAGGAGAGATAGATACTGACAACTCTTTGCTAGGGACTTATGAAGTTATACGTGTTGTTTCTGATGTATGTTCAGATTCTACTGTTCATGAAGTTACAATAACGGACTATTTTGACCCCTATTTCACTTACCCTGTCACTGAAGACTGTAAATTCAATGATCCCATCGCTCCTGACACGGTTAACCATGGTGGAGGTGAGTTTTCTGCTTCTCCTGCAGGACTTGTCATTGACCCACAAAATGGGTTGATCGATTTGGATTTATCCACCGCAGGAGTTTACACGATCAAGTACAAAACGCAAGGACCCTGTGGAGATAGTACATACTTCACATTTGAGGTTTTGGACGTACCAGATCCTGACTTTGCTTACGCTTCAAATTTGTTTTGTGACGCTACAGGTACCATACTGCCTTCGTACATAGCTGATCCTGGGGGAATATTTGTATCAAGTAACGGGTTAGTTTTAGATAGTTTGACAGGAGAAATTGACTTTGATGCTTCACATGAAGGAACCTATACAATAACCCACTACTCAGATACACTGAACAATTGCTCTGCCTTTAGTGAATTTATTTTAACATTTGCGAATACTAAGGACCCCTACTTTAGCTATGATAATTCTTCTTATTGCAAGAACCTAGGAAACCCATTACCAGATTCTATTGCAGCTACAGGTGGTAATTTCACAGCAGTTCCTACAGGACTGAATATCGACCCACTCACTGGACAACTGAACTTAAGTGCGTCAAGTGCCAATACCTACGACATACGTTACGTAACATCTGGATCTTGTAAGGATACTGCATATTTCACAGTCGATGTTTTATCTGTACCTAGCCCTAATTTCACCTATCCTTCCTATACGTATTGCGATGCGGCTGCAACAGGCGTGATCTCTCCATCTACAATTGACACACCAGGAGGAACATTTAGCAGCGCAGCGGGTCTATCATTAGTTCCATCTTCAGGAGATATCGACCTTGATGCATCCAGTAATGGTTTATATGGTATCCAGTATATTACAACGGGAGTATGCCCAGATACGGCCATTCAAAACTTCACCGTTGGCACAACACCAACGGTGTCCCTGAGTTACCCATCAAGCAGCTACTGTCAAAATGATCCCTACCCGTATCCTACTGTTTCCGTTGCAGGAGGAACTTTTTCTTCCAGTTCGTCCTTGCTCTGGATAAGTTCCACAACAGGTGCTATCTATACCTATTTTTCGTACCCAGGAACTTATACGATAACCTACACAAGTCCAGGGGCTTGTAGTTCTTCTGCTACTTTTGATGTTACTATTACAGACGTGCCATACACTACTTTCAGCTACGCAGAGAGCTATTATTGCTCCTACAATGGAAATATATCTCCTAGTGTAATGCCCTCAATCTCTGGAGGAACCTTTAGCGCTGCCTCAGGACTAGATCTAAACCCTACAACTGGTGAAATTGATTTTGGCAACTCTACTCCTGGCACGTATATTATTTACTACAATACTCCGGGGGTTTGTCCCGCGACCGCAACGTTCACAATGACAGTTCACCCTACTCTTTGTGACTGCAATGCTTCACTACCCAACTTCGAAGCCTTTGTAAATGGTGTTCAAACCAATATAAACGACCTCAAACTTTGTTACGGAGACACGCTCGAAATTGCGCCTGAACTTGGAAGTGTATGGGATCCTCATCCTCTCTACCCAGGAAGTTCGGCACCTTATAGTCCGCAATTAGGAATGGACATTTACAACTGTTCGCCCAATAATTTTGCCCCAGAAGACCTTTATGCGGGCAACTCCTGTTTTTCTGGTGTAACCGCCACGCAAACAGGACATTCATGGACCATCATCAACGATACAGCTAACTTTCAACCTTTTGTTAATACCATTGATGACACCACTTTATTTCTGGTGCCTTATACCATGTATAATTCAAATACAGTAACCGTTTATAACAGTACTTTGGGAAATAGATGCTATGCTTTAGATAGCATAGAAGTGAAACTGCTACCACAAATCAAAGGAGTTTTTACGGAGAACTGTTTAGACAGTAGCGTAACCATTCAAGTTTCTGGTGGACTTCCAGCGGCTGATGGCTCTTCGTTCACATTGACAAACATAACTCCCTCATGGGCATCGGTAACTCCTACGACAATAATCCAAAACGGAACAAGTGTGATCTCACCAGTTACAAATGGTGATGATTACGGAGTCTCAGTTGTAGATACAACCGGATGTTTTGCTGATTTTTACCAAACAAACTTTATAGGAACGCCACTTTCTTCCGCTGGAAACGATACCACTTTTTGTTCATTGAATGGGTCTTTAAATGCAAATAACCCAGCATTTGGATATGGATATTGGACGTATCCTCCAGAATTATCTTTGAATGACGACTCGATTAGTAACACTAATTTTTCGGCAACCGAGACTGGAACATTTTCATTGATTTGGACAACCGCTACTAGTCCTGCTTGTGAGCACAAAGACTCCGTTACTATCAATGTATCAAATATTAACATGTACGCTTACATTACTGAAACATTCTGCTATGCTTTAGAAGGGGTTATAGAAATAGACGCTGAAGGTGGCTTCGCACCTTATTTGTACAGTATAGACGGAGGTTCTTCATTTCTACCCACTCCATTGTTCGAAGAACTTGCTGACGGACAATATGTTGTAGTTGTAAGTGATAGTAAAAATTGTACATTTTCTGACACCGTGCATGTTAATCTATCTGCTCCGTGCGAATTGATCTTCTATACGGGTATAACTCCAAACAACGATAACATTAATGATTCTTGGTTTATAGAGGGCTTACCGAATGAGGGGACCTATCCATGCAGTATTTTTAATCGTTGGGGAGATGTGGTTTGGGAAACAGCAGCCTACAACAACTTTGACAGTAGCTGGAATGGATTGAACAGTCAAGGACAAGCGTTACCCGCTGGCGTTTACTATTACTCCATAGAAATAGGTGAGAAAACATTTACAGGATACATAGAATTGACGAGATGA
- a CDS encoding OmpA family protein, producing MARVFFSIIFALAVLLGFAQNNDSQVIDDLHFADAIRKYEKTLKKNPEDTDAHYNLAIAYSKVGDMDHSFEHYFHLITTGYDNFDPNDWNNIGQYALSQGITDLAERAFNELEEIAPSMKLQMQPRKGDYFKPFTVEGINTEFNDFSPVIFRDQVVFTSDRPASVYDLSRNKWSDAPYLSIFKFDTTSNEVKLFGDHINDVGHNGPISFTKEEHVAFITRASIENRNSVNHSKIIIASSDKKDWDNQHTFNINLDSNFSCAHPILLEELNMLIFSSNKPGGKGGMDLYYSSYGEDSEYSAPQPIATINTPFNEVFPCRDANDPNSIYFSSNGYRGFGGLDIYKTTYKNGKWSKPELMPKAINSSYDDFGLVFLDENSGYVSSNRIGGKGGDDIYYFLRSSKFTLEGYLVDDDQNLPLPLQKIYIVDENNQIIDSVFSNEEGYFEYEELPYQSIGLMPPDEEGNEMIVRPKSSDLSKDPATSLYLMTSKGFVDDSIALDQPAPVTFVISSYKGKKSRCVVYENGDKAVSIIFNVKNKNGKIIDELKTGKNGCFKLEKLYPEDSYLELSEEFLEMDMRMADDSAEENWQDKTKSIRIITNQKCVEYEDGSPAINVTFAVKDSLGNIIDEVVTNQNGCFNIRKLYDDDTYLELLEEELLELGMKLMPPYDQEEFMWLKSDEKIILKYGRKCMVYKNGGYPANAKYIIKDKEGEVIEGGLTDENGCLKIRKLNSDDAYNVYVLDEEGLTYQAKMDTNKLSYLILERTEMDTEDFEFVTITVKRCVEYEDGSKAVRVRFAVLSESNQQMDQFVTDENGCFTIHKLYDKSKLVLDEEELVEMGMRFKDPEIGGDNWQKLDEKIILIFPEKCLTYENGSPASRAKYSIKDPNGETVESSVTDENGCLKLKKLYMSGGGYQVELIDENGLTIEVPLKEETKEKVVFDNIYFEFGKYSLTTGSKEVLHDLALKMKDNSKLKVTVNAHTDSRGSSKINEDLSQRRADAVAEYLQSQGIEKSRIKTKGYGETKLINDCKDGTKCSSEEHAKNRRIEFEFSWD from the coding sequence ATGGCAAGAGTATTTTTTTCTATCATATTCGCACTAGCAGTTCTATTGGGATTTGCACAGAATAATGACAGTCAAGTTATTGATGACTTGCATTTTGCAGACGCTATTCGAAAATATGAAAAAACCCTCAAAAAAAACCCTGAAGATACGGATGCACACTATAATCTGGCCATTGCTTATTCCAAAGTTGGGGATATGGATCACTCCTTTGAACATTATTTTCATCTGATCACCACAGGTTATGATAACTTTGACCCGAATGATTGGAACAACATTGGTCAATATGCATTAAGCCAAGGTATTACTGACCTTGCCGAACGTGCGTTTAACGAACTAGAGGAAATAGCTCCTTCGATGAAGCTTCAGATGCAACCGCGCAAAGGAGATTATTTTAAACCATTTACAGTTGAAGGCATCAATACGGAGTTTAATGATTTCAGTCCTGTTATATTCCGTGATCAAGTAGTTTTCACTTCAGACCGTCCCGCTTCTGTTTATGATCTCTCAAGAAATAAGTGGTCTGACGCACCTTACTTGTCAATATTCAAGTTTGATACGACCTCAAATGAAGTTAAGTTATTTGGCGATCACATCAACGATGTAGGACATAATGGTCCCATTTCCTTTACGAAAGAAGAACATGTGGCTTTTATCACCAGAGCTTCAATTGAAAATCGAAATAGTGTTAATCATTCTAAGATCATCATTGCTAGTTCTGACAAAAAGGATTGGGACAACCAGCACACGTTCAACATTAATCTTGATAGCAACTTTTCATGTGCCCACCCCATTCTACTCGAAGAGTTAAATATGCTCATTTTTAGTAGTAATAAACCAGGCGGCAAAGGAGGTATGGACTTATATTACTCTTCTTATGGGGAGGACTCAGAATATTCCGCACCACAACCCATCGCAACTATCAACACGCCTTTCAATGAAGTTTTTCCATGTAGAGATGCTAATGACCCCAACAGCATTTACTTCTCTTCAAATGGATACCGAGGTTTTGGCGGATTAGACATTTATAAAACCACTTATAAAAATGGCAAATGGAGCAAACCAGAACTCATGCCTAAAGCTATCAATTCAAGCTATGATGACTTTGGTCTTGTTTTTTTAGATGAGAACAGTGGGTATGTATCATCAAACAGAATAGGAGGTAAAGGTGGGGATGACATCTACTACTTTCTTAGGTCAAGTAAGTTTACTCTGGAAGGCTATCTAGTAGATGATGACCAAAACCTGCCGCTACCCCTTCAAAAAATCTACATTGTTGACGAGAATAACCAGATCATTGATTCTGTATTTTCGAATGAAGAAGGCTACTTTGAATATGAGGAATTACCTTATCAAAGTATCGGGCTTATGCCACCTGATGAGGAAGGTAACGAAATGATCGTTCGTCCTAAATCAAGCGACTTATCAAAAGATCCTGCTACAAGTCTCTACTTAATGACAAGCAAAGGTTTTGTGGATGATTCGATAGCCTTGGACCAACCCGCTCCCGTTACGTTTGTAATTAGCTCCTACAAAGGTAAGAAAAGCAGATGTGTTGTATATGAGAATGGAGACAAAGCTGTTTCAATAATTTTCAATGTTAAAAACAAAAATGGAAAGATCATTGACGAACTGAAAACGGGTAAAAACGGATGCTTTAAGCTTGAGAAGCTATACCCTGAAGATTCTTATCTTGAATTATCAGAAGAATTTCTAGAAATGGACATGAGAATGGCTGATGATTCAGCAGAAGAAAACTGGCAAGATAAAACCAAAAGTATTCGAATCATCACCAACCAAAAGTGTGTTGAGTATGAAGATGGCTCTCCAGCGATTAATGTAACTTTTGCAGTAAAAGATAGCCTTGGAAATATCATTGATGAAGTTGTCACTAATCAAAATGGTTGTTTTAACATTAGAAAGTTATATGATGACGACACTTATCTAGAACTGTTGGAAGAAGAACTTCTAGAGCTCGGTATGAAGTTAATGCCACCGTACGATCAAGAGGAATTTATGTGGCTAAAATCGGATGAAAAAATCATTTTGAAATATGGAAGAAAGTGCATGGTGTATAAAAATGGTGGTTATCCAGCAAATGCAAAATACATCATAAAGGATAAAGAAGGTGAAGTTATTGAAGGTGGACTAACTGATGAAAACGGTTGCTTGAAGATCCGAAAACTGAACAGTGATGACGCTTACAACGTTTATGTATTGGATGAAGAAGGCCTAACTTACCAAGCTAAGATGGATACAAATAAGCTAAGTTATCTCATCCTGGAAAGAACAGAAATGGACACAGAAGATTTCGAGTTTGTTACTATCACGGTGAAACGGTGTGTTGAATATGAAGATGGTTCTAAAGCTGTTAGAGTAAGGTTTGCGGTACTCAGTGAAAGCAATCAACAAATGGATCAATTTGTCACTGACGAGAATGGCTGTTTCACGATTCACAAATTATACGATAAGTCTAAGTTAGTACTGGACGAAGAAGAGCTGGTTGAAATGGGCATGCGATTTAAAGACCCTGAAATAGGAGGTGATAATTGGCAAAAACTAGACGAGAAAATCATATTGATTTTCCCTGAGAAATGTCTTACCTATGAAAATGGCAGTCCAGCTTCTAGAGCAAAGTATAGCATTAAAGACCCTAATGGCGAAACGGTAGAAAGTTCTGTAACAGATGAAAACGGTTGCCTGAAGCTTAAGAAGCTTTATATGAGCGGAGGAGGGTATCAAGTTGAACTCATTGATGAGAATGGTTTGACGATTGAGGTGCCTTTAAAGGAGGAAACTAAGGAAAAAGTAGTTTTTGATAATATCTACTTTGAATTTGGTAAGTACAGTTTGACAACAGGATCAAAGGAAGTATTGCATGACCTTGCGTTGAAAATGAAAGACAACTCAAAACTAAAAGTTACTGTAAATGCGCACACAGACTCGAGAGGCTCAAGTAAGATCAATGAAGATCTTTCACAGAGAAGAGCTGATGCCGTAGCCGAATATCTTCAATCACAGGGGATCGAAAAGTCTCGAATTAAAACAAAAGGATATGGGGAGACTAAGCTAATTAATGACTGCAAGGATGGCACAAAGTGTTCTAGTGAAGAACATGCCAAGAATCGAAGAATTGAATTTGAATTTAGCTGGGACTAA
- a CDS encoding PorP/SprF family type IX secretion system membrane protein produces the protein MTRPLLIILFILVVGSNLKAQQLSQYSQYQYSLFVINPAYAGNKDKVQGLITERKQWVGIEGAPHSQALNFHMPFKNRKMGLGVSVFNETIGAHGTISAFGSYSYSIRSAESSLSFGLRAGFFSYRIIQANISYRDENDPGALSNVQSNFIPAFDFGMHYYKRNFMAGFSITNLTESEIKLTGDNVTTNNLKRHAFVYTGYVFTLSDKWKFQPTVLGKLTLNAPVNIDINTSFIYDSRFGFGLSWRSSNTLVAMAQMWFAKNFRIGYSFDYELGLSQMSRISGSHELFFGVDINKKNASVVNPRFL, from the coding sequence ATGACAAGACCGTTATTAATCATATTGTTTATTCTAGTAGTTGGTTCCAATTTGAAAGCACAGCAGCTTTCACAATATAGCCAATATCAATACAGTTTATTTGTCATCAACCCAGCCTACGCTGGAAATAAAGACAAGGTTCAAGGATTGATTACTGAGCGAAAACAATGGGTGGGAATTGAAGGCGCACCGCACTCTCAAGCGTTAAACTTTCACATGCCATTCAAGAATCGAAAAATGGGACTCGGTGTCTCTGTTTTTAATGAAACGATTGGTGCTCATGGAACTATTTCAGCATTTGGGTCTTATTCTTACAGCATTCGATCTGCCGAATCCTCATTAAGTTTTGGTTTGAGAGCTGGTTTTTTTAGTTACAGAATAATCCAAGCTAATATCTCATACCGAGATGAAAATGATCCAGGTGCATTGTCTAACGTTCAAAGTAATTTCATTCCGGCATTTGACTTTGGCATGCATTACTATAAAAGAAATTTCATGGCTGGATTCAGTATTACCAACCTGACTGAATCAGAAATTAAACTGACGGGTGACAACGTAACAACAAATAACCTCAAAAGACACGCCTTTGTTTACACTGGGTACGTTTTCACCTTGTCAGACAAGTGGAAGTTCCAGCCAACAGTATTAGGAAAACTAACGCTAAATGCCCCAGTCAATATAGACATCAACACATCATTTATCTATGACTCAAGATTTGGATTTGGATTGTCGTGGAGATCAAGCAACACGCTAGTCGCTATGGCTCAAATGTGGTTTGCGAAGAATTTCAGAATTGGGTATTCATTTGACTACGAACTTGGACTTTCCCAAATGTCAAGAATATCTGGATCACACGAACTGTTCTTCGGTGTTGATATTAACAAGAAAAATGCTTCAGTGGTTAACCCGAGATTTTTATAA
- a CDS encoding ArnT family glycosyltransferase gives MAVRSSKQEQVQLISIVIGIAILKFILLFVSQTTDPDAVVRIIKSTEWKQDPHWVGSNVWGPFNYYLHGIGLMICNDLVITPKLINTLLSIITILPVYKMLRIDFNHHISLVTVMVFALSPLVFRNALMAMTETPYVLFISVSIWMLRKYFVEKTILTLLLSGLSMTIAAGFRYEAWALMFVFAIILLIKKHFKAVVIFSLVAGVFPVIWLISNHLFTGDFLWSLKGNNHWTLEVMKTNEKVSFEGLLRRVWFIPFMFFIALGPVFSFGFLRGLRSNKQKIWLLPLGFVFTLLMYKSLNGTLLHHPRFAITLLVLSLPFLAGGLELILRKTKHKLIVGSGFALSILGSLVYNVDNIAPIPMLKDQRVATMVARTSVSSKEKNAVFIDFVGWQETYFIALHFYERFDQVFIVGGYDDDDTKSRKYGEFIALSGTKHLVLNCEENTQNIMMFGPFIKKELVHLMYKDLESLCQSGD, from the coding sequence TTGGCGGTTAGATCTTCCAAACAGGAACAAGTACAGTTGATCTCAATTGTAATTGGCATTGCGATTCTGAAGTTCATATTGCTCTTCGTAAGTCAGACAACAGATCCTGATGCAGTAGTTCGAATAATAAAAAGTACGGAATGGAAGCAAGATCCTCATTGGGTGGGGAGTAATGTTTGGGGACCGTTTAATTACTACCTCCACGGAATTGGACTTATGATCTGTAATGATTTGGTCATTACTCCTAAATTAATCAATACATTACTCAGCATCATTACCATCCTTCCTGTTTATAAGATGCTGCGGATTGATTTTAATCACCACATCTCGTTGGTAACTGTGATGGTCTTTGCGCTATCTCCACTCGTTTTTCGAAACGCTTTGATGGCAATGACAGAAACACCTTATGTCTTGTTTATTTCCGTCAGCATCTGGATGCTAAGAAAGTATTTCGTAGAAAAGACGATTTTAACACTATTGTTGTCTGGACTGTCTATGACCATTGCAGCAGGATTTAGGTATGAGGCCTGGGCATTGATGTTTGTTTTTGCTATAATCCTTTTAATCAAGAAACATTTTAAGGCTGTAGTTATTTTTAGCCTGGTTGCCGGTGTTTTTCCTGTCATTTGGCTAATTAGTAATCACTTGTTTACTGGTGATTTTTTATGGAGTTTAAAAGGGAATAATCACTGGACTCTTGAAGTAATGAAAACAAATGAGAAAGTGTCTTTTGAAGGCTTGCTAAGGAGGGTTTGGTTTATACCTTTCATGTTCTTCATCGCACTAGGTCCGGTTTTTAGCTTTGGGTTTTTAAGGGGGCTCAGATCTAACAAGCAGAAGATTTGGTTGCTTCCTTTGGGATTCGTTTTCACGTTGCTGATGTATAAATCCTTAAATGGCACACTGTTGCATCATCCAAGATTTGCAATCACTTTATTGGTCTTGTCTTTGCCCTTCCTTGCCGGAGGACTAGAATTGATTTTGAGAAAAACAAAGCATAAATTGATCGTTGGGAGTGGTTTTGCACTGTCCATTCTGGGTAGCCTAGTTTATAATGTGGATAATATTGCCCCAATACCAATGTTAAAGGATCAAAGAGTGGCAACAATGGTGGCACGAACAAGTGTTTCATCAAAAGAGAAAAATGCAGTATTCATAGATTTTGTGGGATGGCAAGAAACTTATTTTATCGCCCTGCACTTCTATGAAAGGTTTGATCAAGTTTTTATTGTGGGAGGGTATGATGATGATGACACGAAGAGCAGGAAGTATGGTGAGTTCATAGCGTTGTCTGGAACAAAGCACTTGGTGCTGAATTGTGAAGAGAATACACAGAACATTATGATGTTCGGACCGTTTATAAAAAAAGAGTTAGTTCATCTAATGTATAAGGATCTTGAAAGTCTTTGTCAATCAGGAGATTAG
- the tsaB gene encoding tRNA (adenosine(37)-N6)-threonylcarbamoyltransferase complex dimerization subunit type 1 TsaB, which translates to MSTLILNIETSGKTCSVCLGKDGQILGVNEVHPEGYVHAEQLNILIESLLRDNEVTMRDLDAVAVSAGPGSYTGLRIGVASAKGFCYALGIPLIALNSLEIMMQVYHQWFKLEEAMYVPMIDARRMEVYMAAYEKGAEIIPPEAKVIDETFMQNTKKDVVLFGDGADKLKELKFSDKIKIKEGFQTSASGMVDLSYQKYINDDFEDVAYFDPLYLKEFKTN; encoded by the coding sequence ATGTCAACGCTAATATTAAACATAGAAACATCTGGAAAGACTTGTTCTGTTTGCTTGGGTAAAGATGGACAGATTCTGGGAGTGAATGAAGTACATCCTGAAGGTTACGTGCATGCTGAACAGTTGAATATATTGATTGAGAGCCTATTGAGAGATAATGAAGTTACCATGCGTGATCTTGATGCTGTTGCTGTTTCTGCTGGCCCAGGGTCTTATACTGGTTTGAGAATTGGTGTAGCCAGTGCCAAGGGGTTTTGCTATGCACTCGGAATACCTCTGATCGCTCTGAATTCTCTTGAGATAATGATGCAGGTCTATCATCAATGGTTCAAGTTAGAAGAGGCAATGTATGTTCCGATGATCGATGCAAGAAGAATGGAGGTTTATATGGCTGCTTATGAGAAAGGTGCGGAAATTATTCCTCCAGAAGCAAAGGTTATAGATGAAACCTTTATGCAGAATACAAAAAAAGACGTTGTTTTATTTGGTGATGGAGCGGATAAGCTAAAAGAGCTTAAGTTTTCTGATAAGATTAAAATTAAGGAAGGATTTCAAACCTCAGCTTCTGGAATGGTTGATTTGTCCTATCAAAAGTATATCAATGACGATTTTGAAGATGTAGCTTATTTCGATCCGTTATATCTCAAAGAGTTTAAAACAAATTAG